DNA sequence from the Bernardetia sp. genome:
TTTGCTGTACTTGGTCGCCATCCGATTTCCTCTAAGGTTTGCTGATAATCACTCACTAACGACCTTATCTGTTCCTTGTCTATCGGAAACTGATGTTTAATATATTCTTCCTTAGATTCCATTAAAAAATGTCTTGCTTGTGAATAAATCAGTTTTCCCTTATAGTTTTCAGTCAAATGTTCAAAAATAGCCATGGCACTTTTCCACTCTTCATTATTGTAGGCAAGCATTCCAATTTCCATTATTTTTACACCTTCCAATTTATTTCTTCTATCTAATGCCTTAGCTTGTCTGAATGCCATCAAAAAATTCTTACGTTGAAGAAAATACCAAACTAGCATTTCGCTAAATACCTCATCATTCGGATTCTTCTGTACAGCTTCATAAAGCATTGGCTCTACCATATCCCACTCTTCATCCTCTGAAAGACGAGATTGCAGTAGATGCTGAACATAAGGCGCATCATTAGGCTGTTTTTTTAAGAGAGTCAAAAACTGTTCTACCATTTTCTCTGGCTTTCCCATTGCCAAATACAAAAGTCCTAAATCCATTTCATAGTTTTCTTTTGTGTTTTTTTGTGCCTGCAAATAGAGCTTTTCAGCTTGCTCATAAAATCCCTCGTGTGCCAATACACGGGCAGCTACACGAGCCAAATGTGAATTAGCCTTTATAGAATTTATATATTCATCAAAATGTTTGTTTGCATTTTTTTCTTCTCTCTTTTGAAGCAAAAGTTTCGCATAATCGATATTCATTTTTGGGTCTAACGGTCGGTCTTTCAAGCATCTTTGAATATATTTATCAGCTTCTTTTAATTTTTCCAAACGAATAAGCGCATCCAAATAATTATTATAAATATAAGATGCTGAAGGATTTTTCTTAGCTATTTTTTCATAATATTGAATAGCTTTTTCATATTCTCCCTGCTCGTAATATTCATCTGCTAAAGCTAAATCTTGTGTGTTTTGACCCACAACTGATAAACTCAACATTACAAATAAAAATAATAAGATAGACGACAAAAATGGATATTTCTTCATAGGATAGCTTTTAATTTTTAACTCTTCATTATTCATTCTTTCATAAATTTATCACAAAAACACGACTTATTTTTTTTGAGATAGAAAAGCAATAAGATAATTCATTTTTTTTAACAATACGTTTCGTTTTAATGTTGGTTATCTTTGCAAAAGACAAGTCTTTGCCCTATATATTCATTTATAATACTCTACTATTTTAGTATATGACTGATTAGTAAAGGATTAGCAAGATTGACAAGATTTAAAAATACAAGTAAATGAAAGACAATGAAGTCAATTGAAAATCAGCGAAGCTAAATACAATTATTATTGTCAAAAAAATAATAGGGTAAAGTACATTTATCATTAATCACTAATAATTCATCATTAAATACATGCCTCCAAAATCAAAAAAAGCAAAAGAATCTTTCGTAACCATGACAGAAATGGTTTTACCTAACGATACCAATCCACTCAATAATCTGATGGGTGGCAGGCTGATGCACCTTATGGATATTGCAGCAGCTATCTCAGCCCAAAAACACTGTAATCGTGTAGTAGTAACGGCTTCTGTAGATAACGTTTCCTTTGAGGCTTCTGTTCCATTGGGTGGTGTAGTTACACTAGAATCTCACGTCAGCCGTGCCTTCAATTCTTCTATGGAAGTATATGTAGAAGCCTATGGAGAGAATATTTTAGAAGGTTCTGGGCGAAAGTTAGCATATAAAGCCTTTCTAACTTTTGTTGCCGTCGACCAAATGGGAAACCCTATCAACGTTCCAGAACTTGAACCAGAAACAGAAAAAGAAAAATTACTTTTTGAAGGAGCTTTGCGTCGTCGTCAGTTGCGTTTGGTCTTGGCTGGAAGAATGAAACCAGAAGAAGCTACCGAACTCAAATCACTTTTTTTCAAACTAAATACTGATACGGAGTAGTAAAAATCTAACTCTGAGTAACGGCAATCGCAGCAACACTTACTGTTTTTGCACCATTTTCTAAAAGCAAACTTATACACGCTTCTAATGTTGCGCCTGTCGTTACTACATCATCTACTACCAAAACATTTTTACCCTCAATTTCCTTTGGATTTGGAACAGTAAAACCAGTTTTTATATTCTGATAACGTTCTTCTCTTGATTTTTTGGTCTGTGATTCTGTATGTGCTACCTTTTGTAGTCCCTGTTCTAATTGTGGAATCTTCCAAACTTCTGAAATCCCTCTGCCAAAATATGCACTCTGATTATACCCTCTACTTTTAAACTTTTTAGGATGCAAAGGAACAGGAACAATCACATCGAAGTTTTTATAAAAATCATTGTCTAAAAGTTCTTGTCCGTACCAACTTCCAATAATTTGCCCTATTTCTGGCGCATTTTTGTATTTCAGATAATGGAGCATACTCTGCACGTTGCTCTGCTTTCTAAAAAACAAATATGCAAAGGCATGTTCTACTTTTACTCGTCCCCAAAACTTTTGTGCTAACATATTTTCTTTGTCCAAATGAAAATTTGTTCGTGGAAAACTAACTCTACAGACTGTACAAAT
Encoded proteins:
- a CDS encoding tetratricopeptide repeat protein, translating into MNNEELKIKSYPMKKYPFLSSILLFLFVMLSLSVVGQNTQDLALADEYYEQGEYEKAIQYYEKIAKKNPSASYIYNNYLDALIRLEKLKEADKYIQRCLKDRPLDPKMNIDYAKLLLQKREEKNANKHFDEYINSIKANSHLARVAARVLAHEGFYEQAEKLYLQAQKNTKENYEMDLGLLYLAMGKPEKMVEQFLTLLKKQPNDAPYVQHLLQSRLSEDEEWDMVEPMLYEAVQKNPNDEVFSEMLVWYFLQRKNFLMAFRQAKALDRRNKLEGVKIMEIGMLAYNNEEWKSAMAIFEHLTENYKGKLIYSQARHFLMESKEEYIKHQFPIDKEQIRSLVSDYQQTLEEIGWRPSTAKSARNMALLQAFYLDQKDIAVENLNKITEVRGVPHQLLNQVKLDLGDIYVLKNEPWEATLLYSQVEKAEKETPLGYTAKLKNAKLSYFNGDFKLAKAHLDILKLATSREIANDAMDLSILIQDNTGLDSTETAMKQYAAIDLLIFQQQYSDALAAYKKMLSHFDGHSLTDEIYWKQATILQKMGRFEEAAEKLKMVLKINSTDIFGDDANFLLGKIYEENLNEPQKAEEYYKKQLIDYAGSVYVVEARKRIRKLRGEIVN
- a CDS encoding acyl-CoA thioesterase — encoded protein: MPPKSKKAKESFVTMTEMVLPNDTNPLNNLMGGRLMHLMDIAAAISAQKHCNRVVVTASVDNVSFEASVPLGGVVTLESHVSRAFNSSMEVYVEAYGENILEGSGRKLAYKAFLTFVAVDQMGNPINVPELEPETEKEKLLFEGALRRRQLRLVLAGRMKPEEATELKSLFFKLNTDTE
- a CDS encoding ComF family protein translates to MPILKDYFSAFAYILFPDNCLACGGVIEQGEKHICTVCRVSFPRTNFHLDKENMLAQKFWGRVKVEHAFAYLFFRKQSNVQSMLHYLKYKNAPEIGQIIGSWYGQELLDNDFYKNFDVIVPVPLHPKKFKSRGYNQSAYFGRGISEVWKIPQLEQGLQKVAHTESQTKKSREERYQNIKTGFTVPNPKEIEGKNVLVVDDVVTTGATLEACISLLLENGAKTVSVAAIAVTQS